In Ictalurus punctatus breed USDA103 chromosome 3, Coco_2.0, whole genome shotgun sequence, the following are encoded in one genomic region:
- the znf503 gene encoding zinc finger protein 503, translating to MSTSPSAIALRNSDTVLAWESCSSRNNSSASINKPFLHPVPPTDPLRQAKRLPIKVLKMLTARTGHILHPEYLQPLPSTPVSPIELDAKKSPLALLAQTCSQIGKPDPPPSSKLSSVTSNGSSEKETKSGPLKLSDIGVEDKSSFKPYSKPADKKDSSSGVSSGEKSGFRVPSATCQPFTPGTGSPNSSTSASPMPSETKGERDEKKEADCNKTCSTDGSGATGVSHSRISVSCAGINVEVNQHQETTSGSKAATSESSSVSSASSAAVLGSGLVAPVSPYKPGQTVFPLPPAGMTYPGSLAGAYAGYPQHFLPHGGSLVNAQLSSLGSKAGSSPLAGASPPSIMSASLCRDPYCLSYHCASHLAGAAGASCTHDSAAAALKSGYPLMYPTHPLHGVHSTPPSFGGHPLYPYGFMLPNDPLPHVCNWVSANGPCDKRFSSSEELLNHLRTHTAFTGAEKLISGYPSSSSLASAAAAAMACHMHMPPSGPPGSPGTLALRSPHHALGLSSRYHPYSKSPLPTPGAPVPVPAATGPYYSPYALYGQRLTTASALGYQ from the exons ATGAGCACATCGCCCTCTGCTATTGCTCTAAGAAATAGCGATACCGTTCTAGCCTGGGAAAGCTGCAGTTCTCGGAATAACAGCTCAGCGAGCATCAACAAGCCTTTTCTCCATCCCGTCCCTCCAACGGACCCTTTACGGCAAGCCAAGCGACTTCCCATCAAGGTTCTGAAAATGCTGACGGCACGCACGGGACACATTTTGCACCCGGAGTACCTCCAACCTTTACCTTCTACTCCGGTTAGCCCAATCGAG CTAGATGCAAAGAAAAGTCCACTGGCTCTTCTTGCGCAAACGTGTTCTCAGATCGGTAAACCGGACCCTCCGCCTTCGTCTAAACTCTCCTCGGTTACATCAAATGGATCTAGCGAGAAGGAGACCAAGTCCGGTCCTTTAAAACTGAGCGACATCGGCGTGGAAGATAAATCGAGCTTCAAGCCGTACTCCAAACCAGCAGATAAGAAGGACTCGTCCTCGGGGGTTTCTAGCGGGGAGAAGTCTGGTTTCCGTGTGCCGAGCGCCACCTGCCAGCCGTTCACTCCCGGCACTGGCAGCCCGAATTCCAGTACTTCTGCTTCCCCGATGCCGTCCGAGACCaaaggagagagggatgaaaagaaagaagctGACTGTAATAAAACCTGCAGCACGGACGGCTCTGGAGCTACCGGTGTCAGCCACAGCAGGATAAGCGTGAGCTGTGCTGGAATTAACGTGGAGGTCAACCAGCATCAGGAGACCACGTCTGGATCCAAGGCCGCTACGTCAGAATCGTCGTCGGTGTCTTCCGCTTCCTCTGCGGCTGTTCTGGGGTCGGGTCTTGTGGCACCCGTTTCTCCGTACAAACCTGGACAGACAGTTTTCCCTTTACCCCCTGCCGGCATGACATACCCTGGAAGTTTAGCTGGGGCCTACGCGGGCTATCCTCAGCACTTCCTGCCCCACGGCGGAAGTCTGGTGAACGCGCAACTCAGCTCCCTTGGAAGCAAAGCTGGATCGAGCCCATTAGCAGGGGCTTCTCCACCGTCCATTATGTCTGCCAGTCTTTGCAGAGACCCGTACTGCTTGAGTTATCATTGTGCCAGTCACTTAGCGGGCGCGGCCGGTGCCTCGTGCACGCACGACTCAGCCGCCGCGGCCCTCAAGTCCGGATATCCGCTCATGTACCCGACGCACCCTTTGCACGGCGTGCACTCCACGCCACCGTCTTTCGGCGGACACCCTTTGTACCCGTACGGCTTCATGCTCCCCAACGACCCGTTGCCTCACGTGTGCAACTGGGTGTCGGCAAACGGGCCATGTGACAAGCGCTTCTCGTCCTCAGAGGAACTGCTTAACCACCTGCGGACGCACACAGCATTCACCGGCGCCGAGAAGTTGATCTCGGGTTATCCGAGCTCGTCGTCCCTTGCCAGCGCTGCTGCCGCGGCCATGGCGTGCCACATGCACATGCCACCGTCCGGACCGCCCGGAAGTCCCGGCACACTCGCACTGAGGAGCCCGCATCACGCGCTCGGACTAAGCAGTCGCTATCACCCGTACTCTAAGAGCCCGTTGCCAACTCCCGGTGCCCCGGTGCCCGTTCCCGCCGCAACCGGCCCTTATTATTCTCCATATGCACTGTACGGCCAGAGACTCACTACAGCGTCAGCGCTCGGATACCAGTGA